The Silene latifolia isolate original U9 population chromosome X, ASM4854445v1, whole genome shotgun sequence genome contains the following window.
tatgagtgtcttgatatcgcattttctagtgaataatatgttacggagctagcagcatttgtggatagtagttggtagtgtttggagttggtgtcgagagagactatgaagtagttgatacgatatcgtgagccgtgttgtggaggtaggcatagttggtggagttggtgttaagagttcatgtttgataggttggggttttgttttgaggatttagttgcgttgttgtgtcttaatcgagttagtatgcttgttttgggtatgggttgaacttcggggacgaagttccttttaaggaggaaagactttaatactacggttttctatgtctttgggtactctatcgagtgggacttactctgtcgagtaagtagtttttgacgcaaaaaagtagtctgcctgtagggcactcgatcgagtaagttgggtactcgatcgagtagggggcactcgatcgagtaaatgccttactcgatcgagtaagtgagtttacgggctgagttttgacgggttttgttaatgatgcgagattaatatataatgagttccgtcacttttcttaatcctctttatcattctaaaaacctaaaTTGAGAGAAATAAGTTACGTAAGTTgattcatcgcatcattagcaaatccccaaggctaggagggtcgcatcatcttgttctttacaccgttgtgatcatcgtgtcaagggtaagttccttgcataacttttatagcatttggttgagtttctttaaaaccctaattgggtgtttttgagggttttgggtgatttgtatgtatgtggtagtaattgaatgtatacatgttataggaggaggattcgtagaggagaattctgattagctgctagatcgtctgtggtggTTGCTTTTCCAAGTAGGGTTTTCCTTACTCATTATTAATTACATAAGTGTGGTTGGtgattactgttgttgttgttgtatatcgtattggcattggattctgatttggtgattgttggtagtgtaatgtgattattgttgtataactgtctgtgatcttcggggagcgtccctggctgagttgagtcacttgcgggagcgtcttcacgcccttgattcgccctttgtggaacctgtcacaaaggggatgtgcacattaatgaacttgggtttatcgctccaTGGAGATGAGcggagatttggtgggtacggctgcggtcccccactggcggcgtggagtacttgttgcgatgggtactctggcagggctacacactttagtgtctagtcagttgtgtggagatttgagatggagactggggtttgttgagctgtttgtgctgtttgtgatattgttcctttatggtatttattttatttaattagtactgatcccgtttaaaatgttttaaaaactgtggtgatccattcgggggtggtgagcagttattgagcaggtatgaaacgatgcgcatgggatagctgggatgagtcatcacgtagcagttttagaagtcttccgctgtgtcgaacattttgtagttgtttagtagttgacagttttgagaaccttgtattttttccctttaacagttttggagtttggcttgtatcacttaaactttattatcatttaaatacgtttcgttattgtctatttgagtatcattgcctcgggtaaccgagatggtgacgttctcataccttaagtggttctggtaaggcacttggagtatgggggtgtcagtGTCACATGAGTCCtttattttcgaatttttttattTCCGGCCTTGATCAGGCGAACGACTCCCCACGAATCATTAGCAATTAAAAAAGTGAAAACAGCCGTCGAACGCATATGATGAGCTAATAGAACGGTAGAAAAATTATAACTTGCAAGTACCCAGAAAAGATGAATTAGAATTAGATGATATGCATCGAAGCAAACAATTTTTTTGGCAATCTTATCATTCCCAGTTCATATGTTAGAATTTACACAACAAGATTCGACGAAAAAGGTTGTCATTGTTTACCTGATTGAGGCCATAAACCCAAAATTTCAAAGATGGTGGTttgaaatcttgttttggtgagtAATGGTGAATTGGGTTATGTTTGTTGGAGGggttaaaaggttgggttattATTGTTTAAGTAAAAAGGTTGGGTTAATTTTGGAAGATTAttaaaaggttgggttatttGTGTTAAATCCTAATATAtttaggagtcgtttggttgatcaaggaacttaattttcctaGGAACTTCAATTTCATAGGAATTAAGTTCCTGCATTCAATTCGGGTGAATTTGGCaaaagtgtttggttgctcatgtaggaattaaatttcatgggaacttccaatgaccaagggggggTAGGTAAGCCAATTCCTACATCATAtaggcattggaagttcctgGGAACTTCTAATTCCTCCATTTTCCAAAAAcatatggcaaccaaacaacccatatttttgcaattcatgggattttgtAATTCATGTGTTTTTAAAgtatcaaccaaacaaccccttagaTTCATTACTCAAATGTTTTTCACAAAATATTAAACTGGGTAAATAGTTATAGTAGTTAGAGATATAGTCAAAACCATGTATTGAAAACCGCTACACAATGAATGAGACTTGAACCAAAGTTGGCTGGTATGAATGGTAAAGGctttcatctcttaaacaagtggtcagaggTTCGATTCctaactcttgcgaatgaaaaagccaaacttgggaggggtcaacggtcaacccattaaattatCCCAACTGTCGGTAGGGATACTCCTGGacctggtcaacaccaaaaaaaaagtgTTCCATAAGGTCTGAGTGTTTTACTTTGATTAATTATTAAGTATCAAAATTCGCAACTAGGGAATTGCATATACGGTTCGATGGATCATCTACGGTTCGATGGATCAAGTAATCAAAACTCTAACTCTAAGCTCAATTTAAATATGAATTCGATAtaaaatgtagttatatcacatCTCAAATGCTCTCGTTGGAATTTGAATTTGATAACTTCGTTATTTAGCATTTTGGAATGGGATTTGAACCCATCAACGTGCTTCTGTGTTTGAAAAAGGGACCTCTAGGCTTGTGGTTATGGAAGCCTAGTTCATCTTGGCCCACTCTCACATTAAGACGGTCTTATAGGAGAGTCGGTATAGTAGAGTATGCTATATTTGCAACTATCATTCCAAATTAACTAATtggcaaaaacaagaaaaattgcACTCAAGTATGGAATATCAAAACAAGATATACAGCTTTGTGTAAGGCGGAAGTGTAGAAGTGATCAAGTGAACATTACAGTTTGAAGAGTAATTGGATCATAAGGGCTGCTGCTAATTGGCACCCGGAATATACAATCTAATCGGCAGTCTTTGATTACAAAATCTTCACTAGATATTTACGGTATTTGGCAAAGAAGCTTTAAGGTTCAAATTGGACAACCAATCTAATAAAGCTGTGTTAACAAGGTCCGGGACTTCATCGTGGGGGCAATGACCAGCTTGAAGGTTCACAACTGTAGTATTTGGGTAAAACTCCTTAATTTTAACGGCCTTGGTTGGTCCGACCCATGGGTCAAGGTCACCCCAGAGTAGTAGTAAAGGACACGACATCTTGCTTAAAAGGCTGTTAAGTGTGTACTTGCTCTGGTTTGTCATGAAACGCGACATCAATCTGCCGGGTAGAAAATCAAAAATTGATTGTCATTAACCTCAGACAGAATGCTCAAAATCAAAGGAATGCGACAGTTTACAGTAGGAATGCATAGAGGGTATACCTGTAATAAACCTCTCCAGCATTTGGGTCTGATGCTGGTTGAGTTATGGAGTCCACCAGATATTCATCCACATTGGAATTGTTTATATACACCTGAGGGAGAAAGCAATCTCATGTCAACTTCTTTAGTTCAGAAAAATGAACAAATATGATGACTATCTGTTATCCTGATATGATGAAAGTATCCCCAAGATTAATGCTGGTTTTATTGCAGTTCGAGATACCGCGCTTTATGCTCAGACCAAAATGAGAATTGGTCAGTACCAACTACTTCTACCAAAGATAAACTTAGAGGCTTTCCATGATTCTGATTTCTGAGTTAGGGTCCTGCGTTTTCAAGACTCTGCTTTAGACTTTTGAGCATTAACTGTGAGTGAGAAAAGTGGATCCGAAATTTTCCCCACATACTACTTTAGAGAGTTTGATGAGTGGTATGTATGAGGGATCCCAAATTGTTAAGTCTTAAGGATAAAGATGGTCTAATAATTTTTTTTCAAGGTACGGTAGTCTAATAATTTGCATTTAGTGTGTAAGCAGAAACGACAAACGTGTGCTTATGTGAAGGAGTGATATCCTTTCTTTTCAATATATTGGTTTCTTAAAGATCAAAAGACAAATTGAGTTGGAATTCAGGATGCTAGAAACTCACGCTTTTAAGAACCGACTCAACTCGAGCTGGTTGTTTTGACTGCCAGAATAAAAACCCGAGAACCACGCGCTGGAAAGCCTCCTTAAGAGGCTTTACTATGAGCTGCTGCAAAAAGTTAGCTTGAGATTCATCAGACTTGGCATTTGGATCTCCAAACTGTCCAGCGGAGTTTAATAACACCAGTCCGACTACTTTTTCAGGTATGCTTGCTGCTACTGCCAGTGCAGTAAAGCCTCCAAGACTGCAGAAGGAGCATGCATTAGACTATTAGAGTTATTATTTAGAGTACAGAAATTCCTATAGTATACAATTAAGACACTTTAACGCATCACTTTGTTAGATATCCGACATGAGAAACTTGCTACTCGAGTACCTGTGACTAACATGGGTACATATATCCATCCAACTGTCCAACTTGTCAAGAATCAGTTGTTGGTTGAGAGTATTGAGACAGATGAACTAACCCCAAGTGAGATAAAGGACACATCATTAAAAaagatatataactctaatcaaaATACTCGAAGCGCTCGAAAGTGACTAAGAGAGGTTTTTAGGACATAAATCCTATAATCAATAGAACTTCTACAAAGTACAAAATGATTTACACACCCTCACTTCCTCTACTTTTGTCAAGCCAGTAACACGGGCATGAATCCGAAAGTGAAAAGTCAAATTAATGTAGAAGATAATCTGTTAAAAAACATTTGCATGAATTATCACCCGTATTTACGCAAGTTTAGCCTCGGTCTCCATACGAACAGCAGAGAGAAATAGTGAGTTTATGACCAAAGTATGCCACACAATGCATGAAACTCAACCCATCGTAACTATTATGCCCACAACAATTGAGTAGAAGAGGATATTACTGAGAATGAAATTAGTGATAAATGCACAAATGACATATATCTACATAGAATAGTGGCTTACGGCTTACCTGTTCCCCACTACAACGGCAGGTTCTTTAACTATTTCATTGAGAAAATCCACCACTTGGTCCCTCCAAACAATAGCATCGTAATCAATGATCGCCTTCTCACTCCATCCGAAACCCAGCAAGTCTATTGCATAGA
Protein-coding sequences here:
- the LOC141623060 gene encoding pheophytinase, chloroplastic, with protein sequence MSCSICLTSSNPAFKTQLALLNSKGFISPARLCLPAGRKGEIGRRGIALGGIVAAGISAMESSIATKPVPGLERLPFKSEGYNFWTWRDRKIHYVEQGEGPPIVLIHGFGASAFHWRYNIPELAKSYKVYAIDLLGFGWSEKAIIDYDAIVWRDQVVDFLNEIVKEPAVVVGNSLGGFTALAVAASIPEKVVGLVLLNSAGQFGDPNAKSDESQANFLQQLIVKPLKEAFQRVVLGFLFWQSKQPARVESVLKSVYINNSNVDEYLVDSITQPASDPNAGEVYYRLMSRFMTNQSKYTLNSLLSKMSCPLLLLWGDLDPWVGPTKAVKIKEFYPNTTVVNLQAGHCPHDEVPDLVNTALLDWLSNLNLKASLPNTVNI